ACCGCCATACAACTGGTTCATGCGCACCTCGACCCGTTGGCCCTTGATGCTGCCTTCGCGGCCAATGACGCGCAGCGGTTTCACCCCTTGGGGGCATTCGATGCTGATCACCACTTTACGCGCCACCACACTCAGGACATCACCCAGTTCCGCGGCAAAGATGCGGGGCAGGTCACGGCTCGATTCGACAAAATAGTGGTTGCCGTCGCTGCGCTCGGCGAGCTGCGTCATGAGGTCCTCGTTGAAATCGGTCCCCACACCCACCGTGGTTACCGAAATGCCCTCCTTGAGCAGAGCCGCGCCAAGACGCGCCAGATCGGCGGGACGGCTCGGGCCGACATTGGCCAACCCGTCGGACAGCAGAACCACCCGGTTGACATAAGGAGCGTCGCTGTGCTTTCTCACTTCAGCCGCCCCCTGGCTGACCGCGCCGAACAGGGCTGTAGAGCCACCGGGCCGGATGCGGCGAATGCGCGCCTCGATATCCCCGATGTCGGAAACGGGCTGCGCCGGCACCAGCGTCTCGACCGAATCGTCGTAAACGACCAGCGAAAACAGATCCCCGTCAGAGAGGCGACGCACGGCTTCGATGGCTGCCTCGCGCGCCTTGGCTATCTTGTTTCCGCTCATGGAACCGGAACGATCCAGCACCAGCGCCAGATTAACCGGCGGCCGTTGAGCGGTGCGTGGTGCGCGCGGCGCATCGAGGGCGATTTTGATGACCGTTTTCTGAGCGGGGCCGGCCAGCAGTACGCCCCGGTCCAGTTCGACCTGGCAGTTCACCAGCGGGGCGGCCTGAACCAGGCCGGATACGCCCAGCGACAGGATAGCGGACAACAGGATAAACGACTTACGCAACATGACATGCTCCTTTCGATGCAGGGGAGAGATAATTCGAGTAGATCATGTCAGCGCCTTCGAGTGGTCATCAGGAGGTAAAAAGTTTGTAAAGAAAATGTCATGTCACTTACCGCTACGATGGTTGATTGTTCCCGACATGGGGCGGGCTTTAGACATGCCTGGTCAAAAATTGATCCAGCCGGTTGGCAAAGGCCTGCCGATCGCTCTGATTCAGTGCCGCAGGACCGCCCGTGTCGATACCGCTGGCGCGTAGCGAATCCATAAAATCCCGCATCGACAGGCGTTCCCTGATATTGTCGACGGTGTACAATTCACCGCGCGGATTAAGGGCATGGCCGCCTTTTTCGATCACCTGAGCCGCCAGGGGAATATCTGCCGTGATTACCAGATCTCCCGCATCGAGCTTTTTCACGATTTCGTTATCCGCCGCGTCCAACCCCGCTGCAACCAGCATAAAATGAATATGGGGTGATGGCGGTATGCGCATAAGATGGTTGGCAACAAGCGTCATCGAAACCCCGGTGCGCCTGGCCGCCTTGAATAGAATCTCCTTGATCACGGCGGGACATGCATCCGCGTCTACCCATATTTTCATAGCAATCCGTTCCTGTTGAGGGGGGCAATAGGCGTTTATGCCGGTTCGGCAAGCAGCAGACGGTTTTTGGGCGTAATCTCCGCCGGGATGGTTTGCGTATAGACGCGGTATCCACCGGCGCGCAGACGAGCCACGCGGGTGGCGTCCACCGCCAGGGGGCCGTCCATCCAGCCTTCCAGACCGCCGGTATCCGCCGTGTTCAGATCGTGACAGCAAGGCAGCACCGCCACCCTGGCCCCGGCGGACATGGCCTTGTCGAGAACCAGGTCGGTCAAGCTTCCGCAGGCATGAGCGGACACCACCAGATCGTCCGCTGACAGCGTAATGCCCTCTATGCTTTGCTCCACGAAACACAGTCGTTCTTCCAACCAAGGCCAGTCGACCTGCAACGCCTTGGCCAGGCTGGCCGCGCTGTCGGGGATACGCAGATCGACCGCCAGCGCCTCCGGGGAACGCTTGTCGAGCAACAGCAGAATCTGCGCCAGCAGCCCGTGACCGCAAGCCAGATCGACCACCCGCCCGCCGCGAAACCGGCGCCGCACCCGCCGCGCTACCTCCCAGGCTTCGTAAAGCTCCTTGCGCGGCAGGCAACCGGCCCGGCACACCGCCCGGGCGATGCGGTCGAACAGAGTTTCGCCATCAAACAAATGCAGGTGGCGGTGATTCAGGCGATTGCGGGATGATCGGTCCATAGTGGTTTCCGGGGGGTTAGACACAATTTCTACAGGTATTTACCGCAGAGTACGCAGAGAACGCAGAGATGGGCGAATATAGCCGTAGCCGGTTTCTTTGCTTATGGATGGAAGATATAATCGAACACGAATCACAGATTGCCTTACCGAATTTTCTCCGCGCGCTCTGCGTGCTCTGCGGTTAAATTTATGTTTTTTACAAGAGGGGGCAACCCGGCAAACAGGGTACCCGCAAATGCCCTGACATGACAGTTAAATCTTGATGCGGGTTGACTTTTTGGCCCGGATTAAAATGAAAACCGGTTGCCGCCGACAGGCGTTCGATGGTATAAATGACATTCACGTGAACCACGGGGATCACCCCTGTGGTTCTTTTGTTTTTTCAGATAAGGAAATAGTGCATTCATGATCAGCGCCAACAACGTGGCCCTCGCCTACGGCAAGAGGGTCATTTTTAAAGACGTCAATATCAAATTCATCCCCGGCAACTGCTACGGTCTCATCGGCGCCAACGGAGCCGGCAAATCGACCTTCCTTAAAATCCTCGCCGGGGAGATCGACTCCGACAAAGGCACCGTCTCGGTCGGTTCCGGCGAACGCATCGCCATGCTGCGTCAGGATCATTTCGCTTTCGACGAAGAGACGGTTTTCAATACCGTCATGATGGGTCACCAGCGCCTCTACGAGGTCATGGCCGAGCGCGAAGCGATTTACTCCAAAGAGGAATTCACCGAAGAAGACGGCATCCGTTCCGGAGAGCTGGAAGCCGAATTCGCCGAAATGAACGGCTACGAGGCCGAGTCGGAAGCGGCGGTGCTGCTTAACGGTCTCGGCATCCCCGAAGAGCTGCGCCACAAAAAGATGAAGGAACTCGAGGGCGGCGAAAAGGTCCGCGTGCTGCTGGCCCAGGCCCTGTTCGGCAACCCCGACATCCTGCTGCTTGACGAACCGACCAACCATCTGGATCTCAAATCGATCGCCTGGCTGGAGGAATTCCTCTCCCGCTTCCAGAACACGGTCATCGTCGTCTCCCATGACCGCCACTTTCTCAATCAGGTCTGCACCCACGTGGCCGATATCGACTTCGGCAAGATTACGGTCTATGTCGGCAATTACGACTTCTGGTACGAAGCCAGCCAGCTGATGCTCAAGCAGAAGCAGGAAGAAAACCGCAAGATCACCGAAAAAGCCAACGACCTCAAGGAATTTATCCAACGCTTCAGCTCCAACGCCTCCAAGGCCAAGCAGGCGACCTCGCGCAAGAAGCTGCTCGAAAAACTCACCGTCGAGGATCTGCCCGTCTCCTCGCGCAAATACCCCTTTGTGGTCTTCAAACCGGAACGGCCCTGCGGCGACATCATCCTCGAAATCAAGGATCTGTCCAAAACCGTGGATGGCGTCAAGGTGCTGGACAACTTCAGCCTGACCGTCAACAAAGGGGACAAGATCGCCTTTGTCGGCGGCGACAGCATAACCAAAACCACCCTGTTCCAGATTCTGGCCGGCGAACTCGAACCCGACAGCGGCAGCTTCCGTTACGGGGTCACCATCACCCCGGCCTACTTCCCCAAGGAGAACCGGCGTTTTTTCGAAAACGATCTTAACCTGGTGGAGTGGCTGCTCCAGTACGCCCCCAACGAGGGGGAGAGCTTTGCCCGCGGCTTTCTCGGGCGCATGCTGTTTTCCGGAGAAGAAGCGACCAAACAATCCTCCGTGCTGTCCGGAGGCGAGAAGGTCCGCTGCATGCTCGCCAAGATGATGCTTACCGGCGCCAATGTGCTGGTGTTCGACGAACCGACCAACCACCTGGACCTCGAGTCGATCACCGCCCTCAACGAAGGGTTGATCTCCTACTCGGAAGTGATCCTGTTCGCCAGCCACGACCACAAGTTCCTGTCGACGGTCGCCAACCGCATTGTGGAATTCACTCCCGCCGGATTCATCGAACGGACCATGTCGTTTGACGAATACCTGGAGAGCGCCGAAGTGGCCAAAGTCAGAGAAAAGCACTTTCAGGGTGAAGCCTGCCTGACTCTGTAAAGAATCCCTGCACTGTCTGAACTGACGGGGCAATGCCCCATAGAATACAAGGAAACGCCATGGCCCTGCCCTGGAAAACCATCGACCGATTCGCCACCGAAGACGAGGGGGACCTCGAACTGCGCCAGCGCGGCAAAGGTGATTTTCTGATTACCGTCGGCCCCCAGATACTGATGAACAGCAAAGCGCAACGCTCCGAAATAGCCCTCGGCGAACTCGGTTGTCAGCACCTGAAAAACCACCCGAACCCGCAGGTGCTGGTCGGCGGACTGGGGATGGCGATCACCCTGCGCGCGGTACTCGATACCTTGCCCGCAAGCGCCGAAGTTGTGGTGGCCGAGCTGAATCACAAA
This DNA window, taken from Syntrophotalea carbinolica DSM 2380, encodes the following:
- a CDS encoding vWA domain-containing protein; this translates as MLRKSFILLSAILSLGVSGLVQAAPLVNCQVELDRGVLLAGPAQKTVIKIALDAPRAPRTAQRPPVNLALVLDRSGSMSGNKIAKAREAAIEAVRRLSDGDLFSLVVYDDSVETLVPAQPVSDIGDIEARIRRIRPGGSTALFGAVSQGAAEVRKHSDAPYVNRVVLLSDGLANVGPSRPADLARLGAALLKEGISVTTVGVGTDFNEDLMTQLAERSDGNHYFVESSRDLPRIFAAELGDVLSVVARKVVISIECPQGVKPLRVIGREGSIKGQRVEVRMNQLYGGQEKYALVEVEVPASRANQKLDLARVDCRYRNALTDTGESSTAMVQTRFSKRSEEVRKAASKDVQKAVVENEMAVARDRALNLYNAGRKPEAARVLRQKSQSLQEQNAILGFDDLAQEAGQLQDEAVEFESEQLDKTRKKELRSESFKVRKQQKAY
- a CDS encoding YaiI/YqxD family protein; the protein is MKIWVDADACPAVIKEILFKAARRTGVSMTLVANHLMRIPPSPHIHFMLVAAGLDAADNEIVKKLDAGDLVITADIPLAAQVIEKGGHALNPRGELYTVDNIRERLSMRDFMDSLRASGIDTGGPAALNQSDRQAFANRLDQFLTRHV
- a CDS encoding methyltransferase, which encodes MDRSSRNRLNHRHLHLFDGETLFDRIARAVCRAGCLPRKELYEAWEVARRVRRRFRGGRVVDLACGHGLLAQILLLLDKRSPEALAVDLRIPDSAASLAKALQVDWPWLEERLCFVEQSIEGITLSADDLVVSAHACGSLTDLVLDKAMSAGARVAVLPCCHDLNTADTGGLEGWMDGPLAVDATRVARLRAGGYRVYTQTIPAEITPKNRLLLAEPA
- a CDS encoding ABC-F family ATP-binding cassette domain-containing protein produces the protein MISANNVALAYGKRVIFKDVNIKFIPGNCYGLIGANGAGKSTFLKILAGEIDSDKGTVSVGSGERIAMLRQDHFAFDEETVFNTVMMGHQRLYEVMAEREAIYSKEEFTEEDGIRSGELEAEFAEMNGYEAESEAAVLLNGLGIPEELRHKKMKELEGGEKVRVLLAQALFGNPDILLLDEPTNHLDLKSIAWLEEFLSRFQNTVIVVSHDRHFLNQVCTHVADIDFGKITVYVGNYDFWYEASQLMLKQKQEENRKITEKANDLKEFIQRFSSNASKAKQATSRKKLLEKLTVEDLPVSSRKYPFVVFKPERPCGDIILEIKDLSKTVDGVKVLDNFSLTVNKGDKIAFVGGDSITKTTLFQILAGELEPDSGSFRYGVTITPAYFPKENRRFFENDLNLVEWLLQYAPNEGESFARGFLGRMLFSGEEATKQSSVLSGGEKVRCMLAKMMLTGANVLVFDEPTNHLDLESITALNEGLISYSEVILFASHDHKFLSTVANRIVEFTPAGFIERTMSFDEYLESAEVAKVREKHFQGEACLTL